One region of Pseudomonas sp. ABC1 genomic DNA includes:
- a CDS encoding AbfB domain-containing protein produces MHNLSFKSSLLGGLALAVVIPFSMPVSAQAQADGSFKLVTMFLEKEGKCFDGGTPEGIASQTDCATAKAPRWRAIAVSGGKKANTFQLASVDAPGKCLEGARGVMEDHHNGGAAYLTTCGAYTGQYWHTTDNNGEYFRLRNEYADDNSASNGQRCLEGNRLDPNSVLAGASFMDTCQNVSGQFFRVSGGSLVNGIPQSSSAAKAQAGNDVASASATPEIPASTALQSCSVNNAACETSTSRGFYLFNNNTDNNRGRIQVYESNAAKPILTVEHVTLADGRVAVAFRDGSNKYLTVDDRNSGYPVSFSGTSANDAKSQFLSVPALDSPGAGFASFKSVAFQNRFLRHQGYNLFAHPSDNSSLFKRDASWRILNAN; encoded by the coding sequence ATGCATAACCTTTCATTCAAGAGCAGCCTGCTGGGCGGGCTCGCACTGGCGGTCGTCATTCCTTTCTCGATGCCCGTGTCCGCCCAGGCTCAGGCCGATGGCTCCTTCAAACTGGTAACCATGTTCCTCGAAAAGGAAGGCAAGTGCTTTGACGGCGGCACACCCGAAGGCATCGCCTCGCAAACAGACTGCGCCACAGCCAAGGCGCCACGCTGGCGGGCAATTGCCGTAAGCGGCGGCAAAAAAGCCAACACATTCCAACTTGCCTCGGTTGATGCACCGGGCAAATGCCTGGAAGGCGCGCGTGGCGTGATGGAGGATCATCACAACGGTGGGGCCGCCTACCTGACTACTTGCGGGGCATATACCGGCCAGTACTGGCACACCACCGACAATAACGGCGAGTATTTCCGCCTGCGCAACGAATACGCTGACGATAACAGCGCATCGAATGGCCAGCGCTGCCTTGAAGGCAATCGCCTGGATCCGAACTCGGTACTGGCCGGCGCATCCTTCATGGACACCTGCCAGAACGTATCGGGCCAGTTCTTCCGTGTATCCGGCGGCTCACTGGTCAATGGCATTCCGCAATCCAGCTCCGCTGCAAAAGCACAAGCCGGCAATGATGTTGCCAGCGCCTCCGCCACGCCAGAAATACCAGCCAGCACTGCACTCCAGTCCTGCTCGGTCAACAATGCTGCGTGTGAAACATCCACCTCGCGTGGTTTTTATCTGTTCAACAACAATACGGACAATAATCGTGGCCGGATTCAGGTTTATGAGTCCAATGCCGCCAAACCCATACTTACAGTTGAACATGTGACTCTCGCTGACGGCAGAGTCGCTGTAGCCTTCCGCGACGGTTCCAACAAGTACCTGACGGTAGACGACCGCAACTCCGGATACCCGGTCAGCTTCAGCGGCACATCCGCAAACGATGCAAAGTCCCAGTTCCTGTCCGTCCCGGCGCTTGACAGCCCCGGAGCAGGCTTTGCCTCGTTCAAATCCGTTGCCTTCCAGAACCGCTTCCTGCGGCACCAGGGCTACAACCTGTTTGCACACCCGTCGGATAACAGCTCGCTGTTCAAGCGTGATGCAAGCTGGCGCATCCTGAATGCCAACTGA
- a CDS encoding GLUG motif-containing protein, which translates to MNRIYALVWNPCLGAWSIADEHARRRGKGSGAVVAAAALLLSVPALAADLPTGGTVVSGSGQIGTPNANQMVIDQGSNKLAIDWQSFDIGTGNKVTFNQPGSDSIALNRVLGADGSKIMGTLEANGQVFLVNPNGVLFGQGASVNVGGLVASTLDIANDDFEAGNHQFKGNGGNANVTNNGSIRAADGGSIALLGGTVSNNGVIVANQGTVALAAGNAVTLDFAGDGLLNVQVDEAVVDALVENHQLIKADGGQVLLTANAGDALLKTVINNTGVIEAQTLGEKDGKIVLLGSFDGGTVQVAGTLDASAPNGGDGGFIETSGAHVKVADSAKVTTKAADGKTGTWLIDPTDFTVSAGSTAQTASGIGASTLSSNLANTDVTLQTVATGSEAGDIHVNAAVTWNAGTTLTLSAHNNITINAAITAEHASGKVALEYGQASTDGGTADYSINAPINLQSGNNFSTRKGSTGSVISYTVVNDAAALQDMNNNLAGNYAVGSNIDLASITNWQPVGNYTNNFTGRLDGLGHTLSNLTINRGSENYVGLFGVTAIGSTIRNIGLVGGSVTGNIYVGGLAGVGQGTISNTYATGSVTGNSYVGGLVGGSISIISNAYATGSVNGSGNNVGGLVAWNLGTISNAYATGSVNGSGNNVGGLAGFSSGDITDAYATGNVEGTQNVGGLLGHNDGSSITSAYASGNVTGSAIGKSVGGLVGWHGQGDITDAYATGSVAGQASVGGLVGGSTSSISNAYATGSVTGNSYVGGLVGDNYSIRSSINNAYAVGSVTGDSYVGGLVGYNDGGIGNTYAVGSVTGTNNVGGLVGFNDLGSISASFYATTDAAGNAINNGGVNAGVFTGNDDGSDKTWDELSDPSTYAGWDTTLWTLPGVDASNPGYAIVLPYLAAVTRDVDIVRRAIIRPAGNSLSNTPSYLGVQASNGQTGSTGARQQPDLTQDMLITNPLDDRLNLQVINHGIRLPEGI; encoded by the coding sequence ATGAACCGCATCTACGCCCTCGTTTGGAACCCTTGCCTCGGTGCCTGGAGCATCGCCGACGAACATGCCCGCCGGCGTGGCAAAGGCTCGGGGGCGGTAGTCGCCGCCGCGGCACTGCTGCTGAGCGTCCCGGCCCTGGCCGCCGACCTGCCCACCGGCGGTACGGTGGTCTCCGGCAGCGGCCAGATCGGTACGCCGAATGCCAACCAGATGGTCATCGACCAGGGCAGCAACAAGCTCGCCATCGACTGGCAGTCCTTCGATATCGGCACCGGCAACAAGGTGACCTTCAACCAGCCCGGCAGTGATTCGATCGCCCTCAACCGCGTGCTCGGCGCCGACGGTTCGAAGATCATGGGCACCCTGGAAGCCAACGGCCAGGTGTTCCTGGTCAACCCCAACGGCGTGCTGTTCGGCCAGGGGGCCAGCGTCAATGTCGGCGGCCTGGTGGCCTCCACGCTGGATATCGCCAACGACGACTTCGAGGCCGGCAACCACCAGTTCAAGGGCAACGGCGGCAACGCCAACGTGACCAACAACGGCAGCATCCGTGCGGCGGACGGCGGCAGCATCGCCCTGCTCGGCGGCACGGTGAGCAACAACGGCGTGATCGTCGCCAACCAGGGCACGGTAGCCCTCGCAGCGGGCAACGCAGTGACGCTGGACTTCGCCGGCGACGGCCTGCTCAACGTGCAGGTCGATGAAGCCGTGGTCGATGCCCTGGTGGAAAACCACCAGTTGATCAAGGCCGATGGCGGCCAGGTGCTGCTCACCGCCAACGCCGGAGACGCGTTGCTCAAGACCGTGATCAACAACACCGGTGTGATCGAGGCGCAAACCCTCGGTGAGAAGGACGGCAAGATCGTCCTGCTCGGCAGCTTCGACGGCGGCACCGTGCAAGTGGCCGGCACCCTGGATGCCAGCGCGCCCAACGGCGGCGATGGCGGCTTTATCGAAACAAGCGGTGCCCACGTCAAAGTGGCCGACAGCGCCAAAGTCACCACCAAGGCGGCGGACGGCAAGACCGGCACCTGGCTGATCGACCCGACCGACTTCACTGTCAGCGCGGGCAGTACCGCCCAGACCGCCAGCGGCATCGGTGCCAGCACGCTCTCCAGCAACCTGGCGAACACCGATGTCACCTTGCAAACCGTTGCCACCGGCAGCGAAGCCGGAGATATCCACGTCAACGCCGCCGTGACCTGGAATGCCGGCACCACACTGACGCTGAGTGCCCATAACAACATCACGATCAACGCGGCCATCACCGCCGAACATGCCAGCGGCAAGGTCGCCTTGGAGTATGGCCAGGCCAGCACCGACGGCGGCACGGCGGACTACAGCATCAATGCGCCGATCAACCTGCAAAGCGGCAACAACTTCAGCACCCGGAAAGGCTCGACCGGCAGTGTGATCAGCTACACCGTAGTCAACGATGCCGCGGCGCTGCAGGACATGAACAACAACCTGGCCGGCAACTATGCCGTGGGCAGCAATATCGACCTGGCCAGCATCACCAACTGGCAACCGGTGGGGAATTATACGAACAACTTCACCGGACGACTCGACGGCCTCGGCCATACCCTCAGCAATCTCACCATCAACCGTGGCAGCGAGAACTACGTCGGCTTGTTCGGCGTCACCGCCATCGGCAGTACAATCCGCAATATCGGCCTGGTGGGCGGCAGCGTCACGGGCAACATCTACGTCGGCGGGCTGGCCGGGGTCGGCCAAGGCACCATCAGCAACACCTATGCCACCGGCAGCGTCACGGGCAACAGCTACGTCGGCGGGCTGGTCGGGGGCAGTATCAGCATTATCAGCAACGCCTATGCCACCGGTAGCGTCAACGGCTCCGGCAATAACGTCGGCGGGCTAGTCGCGTGGAACCTGGGCACCATCAGCAACGCCTATGCCACCGGTAGCGTCAACGGCTCCGGCAACAACGTCGGCGGGCTGGCGGGTTTTAGCAGCGGTGATATCACTGACGCCTATGCCACGGGCAATGTTGAGGGCACCCAGAACGTCGGTGGGCTGCTCGGGCACAACGACGGCAGCAGCATCACCTCAGCTTATGCCTCGGGTAACGTTACCGGTAGCGCTATTGGCAAATCTGTCGGCGGGTTGGTTGGGTGGCACGGCCAGGGGGACATCACAGACGCCTATGCCACCGGCAGTGTGGCTGGCCAGGCAAGCGTCGGTGGGCTGGTCGGGGGCAGTACCAGCAGTATCAGCAACGCCTATGCCACCGGCAGCGTCACGGGCAACAGCTACGTCGGAGGACTGGTCGGTGACAACTACAGCATCCGTAGCAGCATCAACAACGCCTACGCCGTCGGCAGCGTTACGGGCGACAGCTACGTCGGCGGGCTGGTCGGCTACAACGACGGCGGCATCGGCAACACTTATGCCGTTGGCAGCGTCACAGGAACCAACAACGTCGGCGGGCTGGTCGGGTTCAATGATCTTGGCAGCATCAGCGCCAGCTTCTACGCCACCACCGATGCTGCTGGCAACGCGATCAACAATGGCGGCGTGAACGCAGGTGTATTCACTGGCAATGATGATGGCAGCGACAAAACCTGGGACGAGCTGAGCGATCCCAGCACTTACGCGGGCTGGGATACCACCCTCTGGACATTACCGGGTGTAGACGCCAGCAACCCTGGTTATGCCATTGTTCTGCCTTACCTCGCAGCAGTGACCCGTGACGTCGATATTGTTCGCCGCGCCATCATCCGCCCCGCTGGAAACAGCCTCAGCAACACCCCGTCCTATCTCGGCGTACAGGCCTCGAATGGCCAAACCGGCTCGACCGGGGCCAGGCAGCAACCTGACCTGACTCAGGACATGCTGATCACCAACCCGCTCGATGATCGCCTGAACCTGCAAGTCATCAACCACGGCATCCGCCTGCCTGAAGGAATCTGA
- a CDS encoding ShlB/FhaC/HecB family hemolysin secretion/activation protein, with product MRFVYPLIGGTLSLLSLSIMAATLPDAGQSQQTIDQRPLQLPGKQRLELNLPDAPSTEAKAGGPSLQVNSFTLQGNSVIASDALLSLLGDLQGRTVSLGELQAGANRITRAYRELGYPLARAYIPAQEIDGGVVQIAVMEGRYGEVGLNNTSRVSGAALAPLAALKPGDAVRAESLERSLLLLSDTPGVEVKSTLKPGASVGATDLLVDVQPGPLLSGSVDADNYGNRFTGEYRLGGTLNLNSPLGLGDRLSVRAMGSDEDQQYGRIAYQLPIGPWATQLGVAYSDMDYELAKDFDDLKAHGNARITSLFASQPLLRSRDFSLYAQLQFDDKRLKDDIDLFTSKSDKRSRVVIATLNGNSRDNLFGGGVNSFALAWSQGSLNIDGALNQTIDKQTAGTQGRFHKINPSLVRLQRLSERFSLYGQLQGQWADGNLDSSEKISLGGAYGVRAYPQGEASGDQGWLANLELRYALTDAWQLSTFADHGEVRLNKDTWSTGENHRSLSAAGVGARWAAYGWQVNAVAAWKLGNDDPQSDVDRSPRVWAQVVRFF from the coding sequence ATGCGTTTCGTTTATCCCTTGATTGGCGGCACCCTTTCCCTGCTGTCGCTGTCGATAATGGCGGCTACCCTGCCGGACGCCGGCCAGTCGCAACAGACCATCGACCAACGCCCGCTGCAATTGCCCGGCAAGCAGCGCCTGGAACTGAACCTGCCCGATGCGCCCTCGACCGAGGCGAAAGCTGGCGGGCCGAGTCTGCAAGTCAACAGCTTCACCCTGCAGGGCAACAGCGTCATCGCCAGCGACGCGCTGTTGTCCCTGCTGGGCGACCTGCAAGGCCGTACGGTTTCCCTCGGTGAATTGCAGGCCGGTGCCAACCGCATCACCCGTGCCTACCGCGAACTCGGCTACCCGCTGGCACGGGCCTATATCCCCGCGCAGGAAATCGACGGTGGCGTGGTGCAGATCGCCGTGATGGAAGGTCGCTACGGCGAGGTGGGCCTGAACAACACTTCGCGGGTTTCAGGTGCGGCTCTGGCACCGCTCGCGGCGCTCAAGCCGGGCGATGCGGTACGCGCCGAGTCGCTGGAACGCAGCCTGCTGTTGCTGTCCGACACGCCCGGGGTGGAGGTGAAGTCCACCCTCAAGCCAGGTGCATCGGTCGGCGCCACCGACCTGCTGGTGGACGTGCAACCCGGCCCGCTGCTGTCCGGCTCGGTCGACGCCGACAACTACGGCAACCGCTTCACCGGCGAGTACCGCCTGGGTGGCACGCTCAACCTCAACAGCCCGCTGGGCCTCGGCGATCGCCTGTCCGTGCGCGCAATGGGCTCGGATGAAGACCAGCAGTACGGCCGCATCGCCTACCAGTTGCCGATCGGCCCCTGGGCCACCCAGCTCGGAGTGGCCTACTCGGACATGGACTACGAACTGGCCAAGGACTTCGATGACCTCAAGGCCCACGGCAATGCACGCATCACCAGCCTGTTCGCGAGCCAGCCGCTGCTGCGCAGCCGGGATTTCTCCCTCTATGCGCAACTGCAATTCGACGACAAGCGCCTGAAGGACGACATCGACCTGTTCACCAGCAAGAGCGACAAGCGCTCGCGCGTGGTCATCGCCACCCTCAACGGCAACAGCCGCGACAACCTGTTCGGCGGCGGTGTAAACAGCTTCGCCCTGGCCTGGAGCCAGGGCAGCCTGAATATCGACGGGGCGCTGAATCAGACCATCGATAAGCAGACGGCAGGCACCCAGGGCCGCTTCCACAAGATCAACCCGAGCCTGGTACGCCTGCAACGCCTGAGCGAGCGCTTCAGCCTGTACGGCCAACTGCAAGGCCAGTGGGCCGACGGTAACCTGGACAGTTCGGAGAAGATCAGCCTCGGTGGCGCCTATGGCGTGCGGGCCTATCCGCAGGGCGAAGCATCCGGCGACCAGGGTTGGCTAGCCAACCTGGAACTGCGCTACGCGCTGACCGATGCCTGGCAACTCAGCACCTTCGCCGACCACGGCGAGGTGCGCCTGAACAAGGACACCTGGAGCACGGGCGAGAACCACCGCAGTCTGTCGGCGGCGGGCGTAGGCGCACGCTGGGCCGCGTACGGCTGGCAGGTCAACGCCGTAGCGGCGTGGAAGCTGGGTAACGATGACCCGCAGAGCGACGTCGACCGCAGCCCGCGGGTGTGGGCGCAGGTGGTGCGGTTTTTCTAA
- a CDS encoding Tex family protein gives MDSINSRIAEELGVRPQQVAAAVALLDEGSTVPFIARYRKEVTGSLDDTQLRNLEERLRYLRELDERRASILASIEEQGKLTPELKREINLADTKTRLEDLYLPYKQKRRTKGQIALEAGLGELADALFADPTLVPESEAERFVDAEKGFADVKAVLEGAKYILMERFAEDAELLTRLRSFIKDHATLSARLVPGKEQEGAKFSDYFEHDEPLKSAPSHRALAIFRGRNEGVLSASLKVGDELPGTAHPAEGMIAERFGIQQQGRAADKWLAEVVRWTWKVKLYTHLETDLFGELRDTAEDEAISVFARNLHDLLLAAPAGPRATLGLDPGLRTGCKVAVVDATGKLLDTATVYPHAPRNDWDGTLAVLAKLCAKHAVDLIAIGNGTASRETDKLAAELIRKVPGLKLTKIMVSEAGASVYSASELAAREFPELDVSLRGAVSIARRLQDPLAELVKIEPKAIGVGQYQHDVSQMKLARSLDAVVEDCVNAVGVDVNMASAALLARISGLNGTLAQNIVQFRDANGAFKSRSDLKKVPRLGEKTFEQAAGFLRVMNGDNPLDASAVHPETYPLVQRIAADTGRDIRSLIGDAGFLKRLDPKQFTDERFGQVTVVDIIQELEKPARDPRPEFKTAEFQEGVETLKDLTLGMVLEGVVTNVTNFGAFVDIGVHQDGLVHISALSEKFVKDPYEVVKAGDIVKVKVMEVDIPRNRIALSMRMGDTPGEKIEGAPRSGKGNAPRGERKPATAQPQAKTPVNNPMASLFANAKQLRK, from the coding sequence ATGGACAGCATCAACTCCCGCATTGCCGAAGAACTGGGCGTACGCCCGCAACAGGTGGCCGCCGCCGTGGCCCTGCTCGACGAAGGCTCGACCGTGCCCTTCATCGCCCGTTACCGCAAGGAAGTCACCGGCAGCCTCGACGACACCCAGTTGCGCAACCTGGAAGAGCGCCTGCGCTACCTGCGCGAGCTGGACGAGCGCCGTGCGTCGATCCTCGCCAGCATCGAAGAGCAGGGCAAACTGACGCCCGAACTCAAGCGTGAGATCAACCTGGCCGACACCAAGACGCGCCTGGAAGACCTCTACCTGCCTTACAAGCAGAAGCGCCGCACCAAGGGCCAGATCGCCCTGGAAGCCGGACTCGGCGAACTGGCCGATGCGTTGTTCGCCGACCCGACCCTGGTACCGGAAAGCGAAGCCGAGCGTTTCGTCGATGCCGAGAAAGGCTTCGCTGACGTCAAGGCGGTGCTGGAAGGCGCCAAGTACATCCTTATGGAGCGCTTCGCCGAGGACGCCGAACTGCTGACGCGCCTGCGCAGTTTCATCAAGGACCACGCCACCCTGAGCGCCCGCCTGGTGCCGGGCAAGGAGCAGGAGGGCGCCAAGTTCAGCGATTACTTCGAACATGATGAGCCGCTCAAGAGCGCGCCGTCGCACCGTGCCCTGGCGATCTTCCGCGGGCGCAACGAAGGCGTGCTGTCCGCCAGCCTCAAGGTTGGCGATGAGCTGCCGGGCACCGCGCACCCGGCGGAAGGCATGATCGCCGAGCGCTTCGGCATCCAGCAGCAAGGCCGTGCCGCCGACAAGTGGCTGGCCGAGGTGGTGCGCTGGACCTGGAAGGTCAAGCTATACACCCACCTGGAAACCGACCTGTTCGGCGAGCTGCGCGACACGGCCGAGGACGAAGCGATCAGTGTCTTCGCCCGTAACCTGCACGACCTGCTGCTGGCGGCTCCGGCCGGCCCGCGCGCCACCCTTGGCCTCGACCCCGGCCTGCGCACCGGCTGCAAGGTGGCCGTGGTGGACGCCACCGGCAAGCTGCTGGACACCGCCACGGTCTACCCGCATGCGCCGCGCAACGACTGGGACGGCACCCTGGCGGTACTGGCGAAGCTGTGCGCGAAGCACGCGGTGGACCTGATCGCCATCGGCAACGGCACCGCCAGCCGCGAGACCGACAAGCTGGCCGCCGAGCTGATCCGCAAGGTGCCAGGCCTGAAGCTGACCAAGATCATGGTCAGCGAGGCTGGCGCTTCGGTCTATTCCGCCTCGGAACTGGCCGCCCGTGAATTCCCCGAGCTGGACGTTTCGCTGCGTGGCGCGGTGTCCATCGCCCGCCGCTTGCAGGACCCGCTGGCCGAACTGGTGAAGATCGAGCCGAAGGCCATCGGCGTCGGCCAGTACCAGCACGATGTGTCCCAGATGAAGCTGGCGCGCTCGCTGGATGCGGTGGTGGAGGACTGTGTGAACGCCGTCGGCGTCGACGTGAACATGGCGTCCGCCGCGCTGCTGGCGCGCATCTCCGGCCTGAACGGCACCCTGGCGCAGAATATCGTGCAGTTCCGCGACGCCAACGGCGCCTTCAAGTCCCGCAGCGACCTGAAGAAGGTGCCGCGCCTGGGCGAGAAAACTTTCGAACAGGCCGCCGGCTTCCTGCGTGTGATGAACGGCGACAACCCGCTGGACGCCTCGGCGGTACACCCGGAAACCTACCCGCTGGTGCAGCGCATCGCCGCCGATACCGGCCGCGATATCCGCTCGCTGATCGGCGATGCCGGTTTCCTCAAGCGCCTCGATCCGAAGCAATTCACCGACGAGCGCTTCGGCCAGGTGACGGTGGTGGACATCATCCAGGAACTGGAAAAACCCGCCCGTGACCCGCGCCCCGAATTCAAGACCGCCGAGTTCCAGGAAGGCGTGGAAACCCTCAAGGACCTCACCCTGGGCATGGTGCTGGAAGGCGTGGTGACCAACGTCACCAACTTCGGTGCCTTCGTCGACATCGGCGTGCACCAGGATGGTTTGGTGCACATCTCCGCGCTGTCGGAGAAGTTCGTCAAGGACCCCTACGAAGTGGTCAAGGCCGGCGATATCGTCAAGGTCAAGGTCATGGAAGTGGACATCCCGCGCAACCGCATCGCCCTATCCATGCGTATGGGCGATACCCCCGGCGAGAAGATCGAAGGCGCCCCACGTTCCGGCAAGGGCAACGCCCCGCGCGGCGAACGCAAGCCCGCCACGGCCCAGCCCCAGGCCAAAACCCCGGTGAACAACCCGATGGCTTCGCTGTTCGCCAATGCCAAGCAATTGAGGAAGTGA